The Candidatus Neomarinimicrobiota bacterium genome segment ATGTATTCAAAAAGGAATAGTAGCAATTACCACCCTATCCGGAGCGGATGCTGTGGTACGCGCTATTCGCCAATCGCCTAAAGCAATTGAAGTAAAATCGATTCAAGAATATCATTCAACCTAACCGGCTTGAGTGTTATGGTATTAAAATCCTCATTCCACCTTTACATATGAAGAGTTTAACACATATAAAATGAGCACTTTAGGTAAAAGCGTAGCATTCCACACGTTGGGGTGTAAACTGAATTATTCTGAAATGTCCACCATTTCCCGAGATTTTATTCAGCACGGATTTGAAAAAGTTAACTACCATGACAAAGCTGACATTTATGTTTTGAACACGTGTTCTGTAACAGATAATGCTGACAAAGAGGCACGGAAACTTATTCGTCAGGCTAAAAGGCGGAATCCGGATTGTGCTATTGCTGTTATCGGATGCTATGCACAATTAAATCCAGATGAAATTGCTGAAATAGACGGAGTGGATTTAGTTTTGGGTTCCGAAGAAAAGTTTAATCTTTTGAACCATTTAGATACGATCGATTTAAAGGGAGGAACAACGGTGATTCAATCCCAAATTGATCATGTAAAAACATTTACGCCTTCGTTTTCGCTTGGCGAAAGGACACGCTCTTTTCTGAAGGTGCAGGATGGATGTGACTACACATGTTCCTTTTGTACTATTCCGCTTGCTCGGGGAAAAAGTCGAAGCGACACGGTTGCTAAAACTATGAAGGCGGCCGCTGAAGTGGCTGCAACCCCTGCACGCGAGATTGTTTTAACAGGAGTAAATATTGGTGATTACGGAAATGGGACAATAGAAACATTTTTTGATCTTATTCAGAGATTAGATCAATTAGATGGAATAGATAGAATCCGAATTTCATCCATAGAACCAAACCTGTTAACGAATGAGATCATAGAATTTTGTGGTGTATCTGAAAAATTTATGCCCCATTTTCATGTTCCATTGCAGTCTGGATCCGACAAAATATTAAGCGCTATGCGACGAAGATATAAACGTGATTTGTACAAAGATCGAGTTTCTAAAATTAAATCATTTATGCCAGATTGTTGTATAGGTGTGGATGTTATTGTTGGATTTCCTGGCGAAAAAGATGAAGATTTTCTTGATACATATCATTTTATCCACGATTTAGATATTTCCTATCTGCATGTTTTTTCCTATTCAGAAAGACCGAATACAGATGCTGTTAAAATGGGAGAAGTAGTAACGAAAGAGAAACGAACAGAACGAAGCAAAATGTTACATATTTTGTCTGATAAAAAAAGACGTTTTTTCCATAATCAATTTATTGGCAAGAATCGTCAGGTTCTTTTTGAGACGATGAAAAATGGAAAAATTCAAGGTCACACGGATAATTATATTCAAGTACAAGTTGATGGTAAACTTGAACTTATCAATACGATCCATTCTGTAAATCTTACCTTAAATCATGGGGTTGTCGTCAATGGAGAAATTTCCGATTAGTCGGTTTGCTTTTTAGTCAATTACATACCTTTACTAAATTGATGAAATTAATATTTATTAAACCCCCATTGTCCCCTTGTATAGCCCGGTGACATAGCTTACCCATGAGAATAATTGGTAAAGTCTATATACTTTCCGATGTCATATGGAAAGAACAAAGGGGTTTTAATATTTTTGCTCATCAAATTCTCTTTGCGCCTTTGTGGCTTCGAGTTAAAATCAAATGATCCGCCTTGAAAACCTCGCCAAATCCTTTCCGGATGGTGACCTATTCAATAATGTAAATGTAACTATTAAACGTGGAATGCGTATCGGGCTTGTGGGACCAAACGGTTCAGGGAAAACCACTTTGCTTCGAATAATGTTGGGTAAAGATTCACCAGATTTGGGGAATGTACAAGTTGATAAATCAACAACAATTGGATATCTTGCCCAAGATATTATTGCTGGGACAGGGCGATCCATTTTGGAAGAAGTACTGATTGCTTACCCTGAAGTACGTGAATTGGAAGGGACAATTCTAGCCTTAACCGAAGCTATTTCCAAAGATCATGACAATATAGGTTTGGTGAATAAATTGGGGGATGCTCAATATCGTTTTGAAGCTTTGGGGGGTTGGAATCTTGAAGATAAGGCAAAAAAAATATTGAGTGGGCTTGGGTTTTCTGATGAAAAATTTACAGAACCCATGGACGTCTTTAGTGGTGGCTGGCGAATGCGTGTTGCCTTGGCATCTATCCTCCTGCAGGAACCAGATATTTTATTTTTAGACGAACCCACCAACCACTTGGACTTAGAAGCCACCATTTGGTTGGAAAACTTTTTAGCAGATTGGAAAGGCGGTATGGTTATGATCAGCCATGACCGGTCATTCTTGGATCGGTCCATAAATAATATCCTAGAAATTGATCTTAAAAAAATTACAATGTTTCATGGTAATTATACAAAATATACCGAAGAAAAGGCGCTACGCATTGAACAGCATAGGAATGCCTTTCAGAATCAGCAAAAGCAGATTAAAGATACGGAACGGTTTATTGAAAGATTTCGTTCAAAAAATACAAAGGCGACCCAAGTTCAGAGCCGGGTAAAAATGCTGGATAAATTAGAAAAAATTGAAGCACCAACTGAACATAATTATGCTATGAATTTGAGATTACCTCAGCCGAGTCGATCGCCATTGAATGTTGCATCCTGCCGGAGTGTAACCAAGCATTATGGGGATATTGAAGTGTTTAATAATCTTGATATGGAGGTGGAACGTGGACAAAAAATTGGCTTAGTTGGACATAATGGTGCAGGAAAATCAACTCTATTGAAAATGTTTGCAGGTGTGGAATCAGTTACGTCCGGCGCAGTCCGTATTGGCCCAAGTGTAGAGAGCGCCTACTATGCTCAACATCAACTGGAAACTTTAGATCTTAATGAGACAGTATTTGAATCGATTCAAAAGGTGAGCACCGGTTGGAGTGAAAATGAAATGAGAACCTATTTAGGCAGTTTTATGTTTTCTGGAGATGAGATAAATAAATATATAAAGGTGCTTTCTGGAGGAGAAAAAGCTCGCGTAGCTTTAGCTCGAATGTTAGTAAAACCATCTCACTTACTATTATTGGATGAGCCCACAAATCATTTGGATATGATAACACGGAATGTGGTGGAAAGAGCGCTTATTCAATTTTCTGGATCCATTGTTTGCATCTCCCATGATCGTCATTTTTTGAATAATGTTACCAATCTTACTTGCGAAGTAGGAAATGGCGGTATCCGATTGTTTAAAGGTAATTATGATTATTACGATTGGAAAAAACAGGAAATAAAAGAAACTAAATCTGATATACCAAAAGTAAAGACCCAATCAAAAGGGAAACCCAATTATAAAAAGCGCAAGAAAGTACGAAATCGGTTATCTTGGATTGATAAACGGTTTTATACTATTGAAAATGAATTAGAAATTCAGCGATCCATTATCCAAGACCCAGAAAATGGACGCGACTTTGAATTGCTTCAAAAGACTTTGGAAAAAATGACAGATTTGGAAAGTGAATATTTAGGATTGATGAGCGAGAAAGAAATATTAATGAATAAAAGTTGACAATAATAAACATTAATCTTCATACGCATCAATCGGCGGGCAGGTACACACCAGATTTCTGTCACCATATGCATTGTCAATTCTACCAACTGAAGGCCAAAATTTGAATTCTTTTTGCCAAGGCGCCGGGTACGCCGCCTTCTCTCTGGAATAAGGGTGATCCCATTCATCGGAGCTAATGTGACGGGCAGTATGAGGAGCATTTTTTAATACATTATTGTTTACATCACAGTTACCAGAAGCTATTTCGTTAATTTCATTTCGTATCAAAATCATAGCTACACAGAAGCGGTCTAATTCATCTTTAGATTCACTTTCAGTAGGTTCTATCATCAGCGTTCCCGGTACGGGGAAGGACATGGTTGGCGCGTGAAATCCATAATCCATTAATCTTTTTGCAACATCTTCATCTGTTATACCGACATCATTTTTTATCTGTCTCAAATCAATGATAAATTCATGACCACAAAATCCGGTTTTCCCACGATATAATATTGGGAAATGTTTCTCTAATCGCTTTGCCATGTAATTCGCATTCAAGATCGCAATTTCCGATGACTGTTTTAATCCATTATCTCCAAGCAAAGAAATATAAGCCCAGGAAATCGGCAAAATTCCTGCGCTGCCCCAAGGAGCTGCTGAAACGGAATGATACGTTTTATTCTTTGTAAGATATGGTAAAAATTCCCCCAATTGTTTTGTAGCGCAAATTGGACCGATTCCCGGACCCCCACCACCATGTGGAATTGCGAAGGTCTTATGCAGATTTACATGACA includes the following:
- the mtaB gene encoding tRNA (N(6)-L-threonylcarbamoyladenosine(37)-C(2))-methylthiotransferase MtaB; protein product: MSTLGKSVAFHTLGCKLNYSEMSTISRDFIQHGFEKVNYHDKADIYVLNTCSVTDNADKEARKLIRQAKRRNPDCAIAVIGCYAQLNPDEIAEIDGVDLVLGSEEKFNLLNHLDTIDLKGGTTVIQSQIDHVKTFTPSFSLGERTRSFLKVQDGCDYTCSFCTIPLARGKSRSDTVAKTMKAAAEVAATPAREIVLTGVNIGDYGNGTIETFFDLIQRLDQLDGIDRIRISSIEPNLLTNEIIEFCGVSEKFMPHFHVPLQSGSDKILSAMRRRYKRDLYKDRVSKIKSFMPDCCIGVDVIVGFPGEKDEDFLDTYHFIHDLDISYLHVFSYSERPNTDAVKMGEVVTKEKRTERSKMLHILSDKKRRFFHNQFIGKNRQVLFETMKNGKIQGHTDNYIQVQVDGKLELINTIHSVNLTLNHGVVVNGEISD
- a CDS encoding ABC-F family ATP-binding cassette domain-containing protein translates to MIRLENLAKSFPDGDLFNNVNVTIKRGMRIGLVGPNGSGKTTLLRIMLGKDSPDLGNVQVDKSTTIGYLAQDIIAGTGRSILEEVLIAYPEVRELEGTILALTEAISKDHDNIGLVNKLGDAQYRFEALGGWNLEDKAKKILSGLGFSDEKFTEPMDVFSGGWRMRVALASILLQEPDILFLDEPTNHLDLEATIWLENFLADWKGGMVMISHDRSFLDRSINNILEIDLKKITMFHGNYTKYTEEKALRIEQHRNAFQNQQKQIKDTERFIERFRSKNTKATQVQSRVKMLDKLEKIEAPTEHNYAMNLRLPQPSRSPLNVASCRSVTKHYGDIEVFNNLDMEVERGQKIGLVGHNGAGKSTLLKMFAGVESVTSGAVRIGPSVESAYYAQHQLETLDLNETVFESIQKVSTGWSENEMRTYLGSFMFSGDEINKYIKVLSGGEKARVALARMLVKPSHLLLLDEPTNHLDMITRNVVERALIQFSGSIVCISHDRHFLNNVTNLTCEVGNGGIRLFKGNYDYYDWKKQEIKETKSDIPKVKTQSKGKPNYKKRKKVRNRLSWIDKRFYTIENELEIQRSIIQDPENGRDFELLQKTLEKMTDLESEYLGLMSEKEILMNKS